In the Bradyrhizobium guangzhouense genome, one interval contains:
- a CDS encoding glutamine synthetase family protein, whose product MTFVARHALWSDEQKDAAARMRRIVEERNLEVIRLAFPDQHGILRGKTIIASEAIASLESGCSITTTMLAKDTSHRTVFPVFTSGGGFGMKEMEGAADVLMVADPITFRVLPWAPTTGWVLCDLYFQDGRPVPFATRGLYRKVLDELGRRGHDFVAGLEVEFHIFKLDDPHMLAEDAGQPGTPPSVSLLSHGYQYLTEQRFDQMEPVLEILRRDIVALGLPLRSVEVEFGPSQCEFTFAPRKGLEPADNMVLFRSAVKQIARRHGYHATFMCRPKLPNLFASGWHLHQSIVSRASGENLLMPNEAGQPLSEFGRFYLAGLLDHARAATVFTTPTINGYKRYRSYSLAPDRAIWGRDNRGVMIRVLGGPGDAATRLENRVGEPAANPYLYMAAQILSGLDGVDRKLDPGPSADTPYETKAPLLPKSLRDAVSALKDDPFFREKFGAEFVDYYSHIKNAEIDRFLAEVTDWEHREYFEVF is encoded by the coding sequence GTGACTTTCGTCGCGCGTCATGCGCTATGGTCGGATGAGCAGAAGGACGCCGCGGCGCGCATGCGGCGCATCGTCGAGGAGAGGAACCTCGAAGTCATCCGCCTTGCCTTCCCGGACCAGCACGGCATCTTGCGCGGCAAGACGATCATCGCATCCGAGGCGATCGCATCGCTGGAGAGCGGCTGCTCCATCACCACGACCATGCTTGCCAAGGACACCTCGCACCGCACGGTGTTTCCGGTGTTCACGTCAGGTGGCGGTTTCGGCATGAAGGAGATGGAGGGCGCGGCCGACGTGCTGATGGTCGCCGATCCCATCACGTTCCGTGTGCTGCCCTGGGCGCCGACGACGGGCTGGGTGCTGTGCGACCTTTATTTCCAGGACGGGCGCCCGGTGCCGTTCGCGACGCGCGGCCTCTATCGCAAGGTGCTCGACGAGCTCGGCCGCCGCGGCCATGATTTCGTGGCGGGGCTCGAGGTCGAATTTCACATCTTCAAACTCGATGATCCGCATATGCTTGCCGAAGACGCGGGCCAGCCGGGCACGCCGCCATCGGTGAGCCTGCTCTCTCACGGCTATCAATACCTCACCGAGCAGCGTTTCGATCAGATGGAGCCGGTGCTGGAGATCTTGCGGCGTGACATCGTCGCGCTCGGGCTGCCCTTGCGTTCCGTCGAGGTCGAGTTCGGGCCGAGCCAGTGCGAGTTCACCTTCGCTCCCAGAAAGGGCCTGGAGCCCGCCGACAACATGGTGCTGTTTCGCTCTGCCGTGAAGCAGATCGCGCGCCGCCATGGTTATCACGCCACCTTCATGTGCCGGCCGAAATTGCCGAACCTGTTCGCCAGCGGCTGGCACCTGCATCAATCGATCGTCTCGCGCGCAAGCGGCGAGAACCTGTTGATGCCCAACGAAGCCGGTCAGCCGCTCAGCGAGTTCGGCCGCTTCTATCTCGCCGGCCTGCTCGATCACGCCCGCGCCGCCACCGTGTTCACGACCCCGACCATCAACGGCTACAAGCGCTACCGTTCCTATTCGCTGGCGCCCGACCGTGCGATCTGGGGTCGCGACAACAGAGGCGTGATGATCCGCGTGCTCGGCGGCCCTGGCGATGCCGCAACGCGGCTGGAAAACCGCGTCGGCGAGCCCGCCGCCAATCCCTATCTCTACATGGCCGCGCAAATTCTCTCGGGCCTGGACGGCGTCGACCGCAAGCTCGATCCCGGTCCCTCGGCCGACACGCCTTACGAGACCAAGGCGCCGCTGCTGCCGAAGTCCCTGCGCGATGCGGTCTCGGCGCTGAAGGACGATCCGTTCTTCCGCGAAAAGTTCGGCGCGGAGTTCGTCGACTATTACTCCCACATCAAGAACGCCGAGATCGACCGCTTTCTGGCCGAGGTGACCGACTGGGAGCATCGCGAATATTTCGAGGTGTTCTGA
- a CDS encoding branched-chain amino acid ABC transporter permease, translating to MLLVVEQFLNGLQFGLLLFLLAAGLTLVFGIMDLVNLAHGSLYMMGAYFAATFAAWTGSFLLGALLALGATLVLGIVLEMSALRHLYGRDHLDHVLATFGLILFFNEAVRLIWGPAGLALPLPAWLTVPVPILPGIHYPAYRLAIIIVALLVALLLYLGVMRTRIGMLIRAGASNREMIGALGINIKLLYTLVFGLGAALAGLAGLMQAPILTVQIGMGENILILAFVIIVIGGIGSIRGAFLAAIFVGMIDTLGRAFLPNLLRQVLSGAAASTAAPALSSMLIYLLMAIVLVVRPEGLFPANRR from the coding sequence ATGCTGCTCGTCGTCGAACAGTTCTTGAACGGATTGCAGTTCGGCCTGCTGCTGTTCCTGCTCGCGGCCGGCCTGACGCTGGTGTTCGGGATCATGGATCTCGTCAACCTCGCGCACGGCTCGCTCTACATGATGGGCGCCTACTTCGCCGCGACCTTCGCGGCATGGACCGGCAGTTTCCTGCTCGGCGCGCTGCTGGCGCTCGGCGCCACGCTGGTGCTCGGCATCGTGCTGGAAATGAGCGCGCTGCGACATCTTTACGGGCGTGACCATCTCGACCATGTGCTCGCGACCTTCGGCCTCATCCTGTTTTTCAACGAAGCCGTGCGCCTGATCTGGGGACCGGCGGGACTTGCGCTGCCGCTGCCGGCCTGGCTCACGGTGCCGGTGCCGATCCTGCCCGGCATTCACTATCCTGCCTACCGCCTCGCCATCATCATCGTGGCGCTGCTGGTGGCGCTGCTGCTCTATCTCGGCGTGATGCGCACCCGCATCGGCATGCTGATCCGGGCCGGCGCCTCCAACCGCGAGATGATCGGCGCGCTCGGCATCAACATCAAGCTGCTCTACACGCTGGTGTTCGGCCTGGGCGCGGCGCTCGCAGGCCTTGCCGGCCTGATGCAGGCGCCGATCCTCACCGTGCAGATCGGCATGGGTGAGAACATCCTGATCCTCGCCTTCGTCATCATCGTGATCGGCGGCATCGGCTCGATCCGCGGCGCCTTCCTCGCCGCGATCTTCGTCGGCATGATCGACACGCTCGGCCGTGCGTTCCTGCCCAATCTGCTGCGGCAGGTGCTGAGCGGCGCCGCAGCCTCCACCGCCGCGCCTGCACTGTCCTCCATGCTGATCTACCTCCTGATGGCGATCGTGCTGGTGGTGCGGCCGGAGGGGCTGTTTCCGGCCAATCGCAGATGA
- a CDS encoding branched-chain amino acid ABC transporter permease, translated as MKGLSVSKAVTALMLAGLVLLPLYSSVSGNIFILTLFTRIVILALAAASLNLIMGFGGMMSFGHAAYLGIGGYAVGMLAQEGVGSGFIQFPVALAASAIYALVIGALSLRTRGVYFIMITLAFAQMAYYVASGLARYGGDDGLTVYKRSDFAGLINLSDRAQFYYLCLACLFGVIFLIWRIVNSRFGLVVQGLRSNEQRMQAIGFPAKRYQLVCFVISGTMCGLAGALLANNTDFVSPAVMYWTRSGDLMVMVILGGMGTLFGPVIGAVVYLLLEEFLSQITEYWALIMGPLLLLIVLFGRGGIMGLLGRIGRG; from the coding sequence ATGAAGGGGTTGAGCGTGAGCAAGGCCGTAACGGCCCTGATGCTGGCAGGCCTCGTGCTGCTGCCGCTCTATTCCTCCGTATCCGGCAACATCTTCATCCTGACGCTGTTCACGCGCATCGTCATCCTGGCGCTGGCGGCCGCGAGCCTCAACCTGATCATGGGGTTTGGCGGCATGATGAGCTTTGGCCACGCCGCCTATCTCGGCATCGGTGGCTATGCCGTCGGTATGCTCGCGCAGGAAGGCGTAGGTTCCGGCTTCATCCAGTTTCCGGTCGCGCTTGCGGCGTCCGCGATCTACGCCCTGGTGATCGGCGCGCTCTCGCTTCGCACCCGCGGCGTCTATTTCATCATGATCACGCTGGCCTTCGCTCAGATGGCCTACTACGTCGCCTCGGGCCTCGCGCGCTATGGCGGCGACGATGGGCTCACCGTCTACAAGCGCAGCGATTTCGCCGGCCTGATCAACCTGTCGGACCGCGCGCAGTTCTATTATCTTTGTCTCGCCTGCCTGTTCGGCGTCATCTTCCTGATCTGGCGCATCGTCAATTCGCGCTTCGGCCTCGTCGTGCAGGGCCTGCGCTCCAACGAGCAGCGCATGCAGGCGATCGGCTTTCCGGCAAAGCGTTATCAACTGGTCTGCTTCGTGATCTCGGGGACGATGTGCGGCCTTGCCGGCGCGCTGCTCGCCAACAACACCGATTTCGTCAGCCCGGCCGTGATGTACTGGACCCGCTCCGGCGATCTCATGGTAATGGTGATCCTGGGGGGCATGGGCACGCTGTTCGGCCCCGTCATCGGCGCGGTGGTCTATCTGCTGCTGGAAGAGTTCCTGTCGCAGATCACCGAATATTGGGCGCTGATCATGGGCCCGCTGCTGCTGTTGATCGTGCTGTTCGGCCGCGGCGGCATCATGGGCCTGCTCGGGAGGATCGGCCGTGGCTGA
- a CDS encoding ABC transporter ATP-binding protein gives MADTLLDVDGIETCYGLSQVLFGLSLSIKAGEMVSLMGRNGMGKTTTIRSIMGLTPARSGAIRFAGTDVRTQPSYRIAKLGVGLVPEGRQIFPNLTVRENLVAAAADRFGSANPWTLAAIYVLFPRLAERATNMGNQLSGGEQQMLAIGRALMTNPKLLILDEATEGLAPLIRDEIWHCLSMLKSRGQSILVVDKNVDHLARICDRHYIIERGKTVWSGTSDELMAEPDLQHKYLGI, from the coding sequence ATGGCTGACACGCTGCTCGACGTCGACGGCATCGAGACTTGCTACGGCCTCTCTCAGGTGCTGTTCGGCCTGTCGCTGTCGATCAAGGCTGGTGAAATGGTCTCGCTGATGGGCCGCAACGGCATGGGCAAGACCACCACGATCCGCTCGATCATGGGCTTGACGCCGGCGCGATCGGGCGCGATCCGCTTTGCAGGCACCGACGTACGGACGCAGCCGTCCTATCGGATCGCGAAGCTCGGCGTCGGGCTGGTCCCCGAGGGACGCCAGATCTTTCCGAACCTCACCGTCCGCGAAAATCTGGTCGCGGCCGCCGCGGATCGCTTTGGCAGTGCCAATCCCTGGACGCTCGCCGCGATCTACGTGCTGTTCCCGCGCCTTGCCGAGCGCGCCACCAACATGGGCAACCAGCTCTCCGGCGGTGAGCAGCAGATGCTGGCCATCGGCCGCGCGCTGATGACCAACCCAAAGCTCCTGATCCTGGACGAAGCAACCGAAGGCCTCGCACCGCTGATCCGTGACGAGATCTGGCATTGCCTGTCGATGCTGAAGAGCCGGGGCCAGTCGATCCTGGTCGTCGACAAGAACGTCGACCACCTCGCCCGCATCTGCGATCGCCACTACATCATCGAACGCGGCAAGACGGTCTGGTCCGGCACGTCGGACGAACTGATGGCCGAGCCGGATCTGCAGCACAAATATTTGGGAATCTAG
- a CDS encoding IclR family transcriptional regulator domain-containing protein, with amino-acid sequence MPKVKRSETDERATDFVEALDRGLRLLQCFGTNTGPMTLSDLARAAELPRATARRMLFTLQRGGFVGGDGKLFSLTPHVLTLAASYLRSNQLVTVVQPMLDRVATAANEISSLAVLDGDDVVFIARSSPARMFSGGLEIGYRLPAFCTSVGRAMLSQLDDSDLLARLTKTKREALTPRTVTDPKALLARIVADRAQGYSLVDREAEPHFRSISVPVRRYDGVIVAAINMGAHVDRVPAQELIDRFLPLLRDGAEEVRSLLL; translated from the coding sequence ATGCCCAAGGTGAAGCGGAGCGAGACGGACGAGCGTGCGACGGATTTCGTCGAAGCCCTCGATCGCGGTCTGCGGCTGCTGCAATGTTTCGGCACCAATACAGGTCCGATGACCCTCAGCGATCTCGCCCGTGCCGCCGAGCTGCCGCGTGCCACCGCGCGACGCATGCTGTTCACGCTCCAGCGTGGCGGCTTTGTCGGCGGCGACGGAAAGCTGTTCTCGCTGACCCCGCATGTGCTGACGCTGGCAGCGTCGTATTTGCGTTCCAACCAGCTCGTTACGGTCGTGCAACCCATGCTCGATCGGGTCGCGACCGCGGCCAACGAAATCTCCTCGCTCGCGGTGCTCGACGGCGACGACGTCGTGTTCATCGCGCGCAGCAGTCCGGCGCGGATGTTCTCCGGCGGGTTGGAGATCGGCTATCGGCTTCCGGCCTTCTGCACCTCGGTCGGCCGAGCCATGCTTAGTCAGCTCGACGATTCCGATCTGCTCGCGCGCCTGACAAAGACGAAACGCGAGGCGCTGACGCCGCGGACGGTGACCGATCCCAAGGCGCTGCTGGCGCGCATCGTCGCGGACCGCGCGCAAGGCTATTCGCTGGTCGACCGCGAGGCCGAGCCGCATTTTCGCTCGATCTCGGTGCCGGTGCGCCGATACGACGGTGTGATCGTCGCGGCCATCAACATGGGCGCCCATGTCGATCGCGTGCCGGCGCAGGAACTGATCGATCGCTTCCTGCCGCTGCTGCGCGATGGGGCGGAGGAGGTGCGGTCGCTATTGCTGTAG
- a CDS encoding PRC-barrel domain-containing protein gives MQHTMVPSDRVQHVAVYGCDGTKLGTIERLMLDKVSGTVAYAVVKTGGLLGTHHHYPVQWSALKYDTGRQAFQVELTPEQLTSGPCEFDGEEFDWGDRSRAYQHPNYWSI, from the coding sequence ATGCAACACACCATGGTTCCCAGTGATCGCGTGCAGCACGTCGCTGTTTATGGCTGTGACGGCACCAAGCTCGGCACGATCGAGCGGTTGATGCTCGACAAGGTGAGCGGAACGGTCGCCTACGCCGTGGTCAAGACCGGCGGCTTGCTCGGGACGCATCACCATTACCCGGTGCAGTGGAGCGCACTGAAATATGATACGGGCCGTCAGGCCTTCCAGGTCGAGCTGACGCCGGAGCAACTGACCAGCGGCCCCTGCGAGTTCGATGGCGAGGAGTTCGACTGGGGCGACCGCTCGCGGGCCTACCAGCATCCGAATTACTGGTCGATCTAG
- a CDS encoding aromatic ring-hydroxylating dioxygenase subunit alpha encodes MMSQEQNDLITRTGPKAPCGKLMRSYWQPAALVDELEGERPIRPVKLLGENLVLFRDEQGRYGLIDRHCAHRGADLAFGRLEHGGLRCAFHGWLFDASGQCIETPAEPKDSKLCQNIRQRSYPVVEKSGILWAYLGEGEPPAFPEIDCFVAPGTHTFAFKGHMACNWLQALEVGIDPAHASYLHRFFEDEDTSTAYGKQFRGASAGSDMPMTRILREYDRPIINVEHTEYGLRLIALREIDEERTHVRVTNQLFPHGFVIPMSTEMTITQWHVPLDDENCYWYAIFTSYSNPVDKKKMRDQRLELYELPDYISRKNRSNDYGFDPHEQQTATYTGMGTDINVHDQWAVESMGAIQDRTKEHLGSSDKAIVQYRRLLRQEIEKVGGGEKPMLFLDEASARSIQGPATMDGIGPTRGWETYWMEVDVKRRRGAPWTAPVPKEIADNVHRLTAAE; translated from the coding sequence ATGATGAGCCAGGAGCAGAACGACCTGATCACCCGCACCGGGCCGAAGGCCCCCTGCGGCAAGCTGATGCGGAGCTACTGGCAACCGGCGGCGCTGGTCGACGAGCTCGAGGGCGAACGGCCGATCCGTCCCGTCAAACTGCTTGGCGAGAACCTAGTGTTGTTCCGCGACGAGCAGGGACGCTACGGCCTGATCGACCGCCACTGCGCGCATCGCGGCGCCGACCTCGCCTTCGGGCGGCTCGAACATGGCGGCCTGCGCTGCGCCTTCCATGGCTGGCTGTTCGACGCATCGGGGCAGTGCATCGAGACGCCGGCGGAGCCGAAGGATTCAAAGCTCTGCCAGAACATCCGCCAGCGCTCTTATCCCGTGGTGGAGAAGAGTGGCATCCTCTGGGCTTACCTTGGCGAAGGCGAGCCGCCGGCATTCCCTGAGATCGACTGCTTCGTCGCGCCCGGCACCCACACCTTTGCTTTCAAGGGTCACATGGCCTGCAACTGGCTGCAGGCGCTGGAGGTCGGCATCGATCCCGCGCACGCCTCCTATCTGCATCGCTTCTTCGAGGACGAGGACACATCGACCGCCTACGGCAAGCAGTTCCGCGGCGCGTCGGCCGGCTCGGACATGCCGATGACGAGAATCCTGCGCGAATACGATCGCCCGATCATCAATGTCGAGCATACCGAATATGGCCTTCGGCTGATCGCGCTGCGCGAGATCGACGAGGAGCGCACCCATGTGCGCGTCACCAACCAGCTGTTCCCGCACGGCTTCGTCATTCCCATGAGCACGGAGATGACGATCACGCAGTGGCACGTGCCTCTCGATGACGAGAACTGCTACTGGTACGCGATCTTCACCAGCTATTCGAACCCGGTCGACAAGAAAAAGATGCGTGACCAACGGCTCGAGCTCTATGAGCTGCCCGACTACATCTCGCGGAAGAACCGCAGCAACGATTACGGCTTCGATCCGCACGAGCAGCAGACCGCGACCTATACCGGCATGGGCACCGACATCAACGTACACGACCAGTGGGCGGTGGAGTCGATGGGCGCGATCCAGGACCGCACCAAGGAGCATCTCGGCTCGAGCGACAAGGCGATCGTGCAGTATCGCCGCCTGCTGCGGCAGGAGATCGAGAAGGTCGGCGGCGGCGAGAAGCCGATGCTGTTTTTGGACGAGGCCAGTGCGCGCAGCATCCAGGGCCCGGCGACGATGGACGGCATCGGGCCGACCCGCGGCTGGGAGACCTACTGGATGGAAGTCGACGTCAAGCGGCGCCGCGGCGCGCCGTGGACCGCGCCGGTGCCGAAGGAGATCGCGGATAACGTGCATCGGCTGACGGCGGCGGAATAA
- a CDS encoding ABC transporter ATP-binding protein: protein MAEPLLRVERLVRRFGGIVATDHVSLDVARGELHAIIGPNGAGKTTLISQLTGHLAPHAGSVSLAGRDITYLPAYRRCALGLARSFQITSLLLDFTAVDNVALAAQAHAGTSFRFFANARKEKGLRDAAHAALDRVGLGHRADVLVSKLSHGERRQVELAVALASKPKLLLLDEPMAGLGVTESQGMVKLLQELRKEVSIVLVEHDMPAVFALADRISVLVYGRVIASGDPDAIRANEDVKRAYLGEAHVVTHHG from the coding sequence GTGGCTGAACCGCTGCTCCGTGTCGAAAGGCTGGTGCGCCGCTTCGGCGGCATCGTCGCCACCGATCACGTCTCGCTCGACGTCGCGCGCGGAGAGCTGCACGCCATCATCGGCCCGAATGGCGCCGGCAAGACCACGCTGATCAGCCAGCTCACCGGGCATCTCGCGCCGCATGCCGGCAGCGTCTCGCTGGCGGGTCGCGACATCACTTACTTGCCGGCCTATCGCCGCTGCGCGCTGGGCCTCGCACGCTCGTTCCAGATCACCTCGCTGCTGCTCGACTTCACCGCGGTCGACAATGTCGCGCTGGCGGCCCAGGCGCACGCCGGCACCTCGTTCCGCTTCTTCGCCAATGCGCGCAAGGAGAAGGGCCTGCGCGATGCCGCGCATGCTGCGCTCGACCGCGTCGGACTTGGCCACCGCGCCGATGTCCTGGTGTCGAAGCTGAGCCATGGCGAGCGGCGCCAGGTCGAGCTGGCCGTCGCACTCGCCAGCAAGCCGAAATTGTTGTTGCTCGACGAGCCCATGGCCGGTCTTGGCGTCACCGAATCCCAGGGCATGGTCAAGTTGCTCCAGGAGCTGCGCAAAGAGGTCTCGATCGTGCTGGTCGAGCACGACATGCCGGCAGTGTTCGCGCTTGCGGACCGCATCTCGGTGCTGGTCTATGGCCGCGTCATCGCCTCCGGTGATCCCGACGCGATCCGTGCCAATGAGGATGTCAAGCGCGCCTATCTCGGCGAGGCGCATGTGGTGACGCATCATGGCTGA
- a CDS encoding LuxR family transcriptional regulator — protein sequence MSAVDYGREALDFIEGLGAYDRVPDAMDALETAFGRFGFETIIVTGLPNPDQRFAQMVLAKRWPAGWFSLYTQNNYDRVDPVVRLCRQSLNPFEWSEAPYDAELEPDAAEVMNRANDFRMSRGFIVPIHGLTGYEAAVSLGGVHLDLNPRSKPALHLMAMYGFDHIRRLLDPAPSRCARLTPREREVIAWASQGKSAWEIGEILNITQRTAEEHLATAARKLGAVNRTHAVALAIRHKIINP from the coding sequence ATGTCCGCCGTTGATTATGGCCGCGAGGCGCTGGACTTCATCGAGGGGCTGGGAGCCTATGACAGGGTCCCGGATGCCATGGACGCACTCGAAACGGCGTTCGGTCGCTTCGGCTTCGAGACCATTATCGTGACCGGATTGCCGAATCCCGATCAGCGATTCGCGCAGATGGTGCTCGCCAAGCGCTGGCCCGCGGGCTGGTTCAGTCTCTACACGCAAAACAACTACGATCGCGTCGATCCTGTGGTGCGCCTGTGCCGGCAATCGCTCAACCCTTTCGAGTGGTCGGAAGCGCCGTATGATGCCGAACTCGAGCCTGACGCGGCGGAGGTGATGAACCGCGCCAACGATTTCCGAATGTCGCGCGGCTTCATCGTGCCCATCCACGGCCTCACCGGCTACGAGGCCGCGGTGTCGCTCGGCGGAGTCCATCTCGATCTCAATCCGCGCAGCAAGCCGGCTCTGCATCTGATGGCGATGTACGGCTTCGACCACATTCGACGTCTGCTCGATCCTGCGCCGAGCCGATGCGCGCGCCTGACCCCGCGCGAGCGCGAGGTGATCGCCTGGGCTTCGCAGGGCAAGTCGGCGTGGGAGATCGGCGAGATCCTCAACATCACGCAGCGCACCGCGGAGGAGCATCTTGCAACCGCCGCGCGCAAGCTTGGAGCCGTCAACCGTACGCATGCGGTTGCACTCGCGATTCGCCACAAGATCATCAATCCTTAA
- a CDS encoding acyl-homoserine-lactone synthase gives MIHAISAVNRHLYEDVLEQHFRLRHDIFVEERHWETLRRPDGREIDSYDNEDTVYLLALEGRRVVGGHRLYPTTKPSMMGEVFPHLAAVRGWPEDPLVWEWSRYFVVRDRRDGALNLQLMAAVQEFCLDQGIARVSAIMETWWLPRFHEAGFVVTPLGLPALVEDAWTMAATIDIRQETVDALHDRIGIASVVRQDGPRLDCIAHANLCGRTAAQRKSA, from the coding sequence ATGATACACGCAATTTCCGCAGTTAATCGCCACCTATACGAAGACGTACTCGAGCAGCATTTCCGGCTGCGCCACGACATATTCGTCGAGGAGCGGCACTGGGAAACGCTTCGCAGGCCGGATGGTCGCGAGATCGATTCCTATGACAACGAGGACACCGTCTATCTGCTCGCGCTGGAGGGGCGCCGCGTCGTCGGCGGCCACCGGCTTTATCCGACCACCAAGCCCTCGATGATGGGCGAGGTGTTTCCGCATCTGGCGGCCGTGCGCGGCTGGCCCGAGGATCCGCTGGTCTGGGAGTGGTCGCGCTATTTCGTCGTTCGTGATCGCCGCGATGGCGCACTCAATCTGCAACTGATGGCCGCGGTGCAGGAGTTCTGTCTCGACCAGGGAATCGCGCGGGTCAGCGCGATCATGGAGACCTGGTGGCTGCCGCGTTTCCATGAGGCCGGCTTCGTCGTGACACCGCTCGGCCTGCCCGCGCTGGTGGAGGATGCCTGGACCATGGCGGCGACCATCGACATTCGCCAGGAGACGGTCGATGCCCTGCATGACCGTATCGGCATTGCGTCGGTCGTCCGTCAGGACGGACCGCGTCTCGATTGCATCGCCCATGCCAACCTTTGCGGCCGCACCGCCGCGCAACGAAAGAGCGCCTGA